In a genomic window of Tissierellales bacterium:
- the secA gene encoding preprotein translocase subunit SecA, whose translation MFDLLGNLFDDHKKILKKMDKTAELILALESKYAEFTDNELREMTTKFKEQLSGGATLDDIMIDAYAVVREAAWRVLGMKHFKVQIIGGIALHGGNIAEMKTGEGKTLVGTLPAYLNALAGEGVYIITVNEYLASRDREEMGQIFEFLGLKVGIVLRQMQPLQKKEAYAADITYGTNSEIGFDYLRDNMAVVKNKIVQRGLNYAIIDEVDSVLIDEARTPLIISGTGNIPSQYYVTVDRFVKSLKLEDDYEIDDDKRKVDLTESGMDKAEKIFGLEDFASEKNVELLHHIRQSLISNYVYKADKEYVVQDGEIIIVDQFTGRLMPGRRFSNGLHQAIEAKENVKVQKESKNLATISYQNLFKLFNKLSGMTGTARTEKAEFQSVYGMGVVSIPTNKPLARVDEGDWIYATRDEKYEAVTKEVKEAHEKGQPVLVGTIYIEDSEALSKRFKKAGIKHHLLNAKQNKEEAEIVALAGQKGAVTIATNMAGRGTDIKLGDGVSELGGLYVVGTEKHDAVRIDDQLRGRSGRQGDPGKSRFFVSLEDKIFDYFDEERLDDVRKLVDKAGLERGERLEAKAFQKAIDSAQLNVDMMFKRIRENTMKYDEILSKQRAIVYEERDKILDSEDMSEWIKSAIGRSISDGLSQIVGEARFPEEWDLKSMESFIKDELGLDIDYSLTSLEKDEVEELDFKELVEYYEGEALRIYGERENAITPSKMRFVERLILMRTLDRLWMEHIDLVDQMKQGVAMQYIGVRNPIDEYNREAHYMFEETLQRVKYETFKEIFKLKSADEQEAEKIEHIKKSQTEEEKLERIEQLEEKFKLEQKHLPRVPDALPRIEFDVDINANEELEITSKLYYLGDGLEERLSEHDSSQIIDGEFKLGFDLNEGSTWKLGWYQARVYVIGQLAKSIDFYVEDTAKLEEMKKQMKAEKDKNAANSNIQFLPKNKEQVNFDLNLKPGIESVKVHLFVNKRLKQSFEVPVKSDGKCQIQMKRPENGWTKGVITLLIEISEEQRINMPIMFVDVYDGKSNALNLGIQVKIDGEGDAMLVGQMIDIQNQQGIMQFPIKASQLAQGSLTLNSETGFPSGIYEMRLILDEKVIYAKQFMIQ comes from the coding sequence ATGTTTGATTTACTAGGCAACTTGTTTGATGATCATAAAAAAATATTAAAAAAAATGGACAAAACTGCGGAATTAATATTGGCATTAGAATCAAAATACGCAGAATTTACGGATAATGAACTAAGAGAAATGACAACTAAATTTAAGGAGCAGTTGAGTGGCGGAGCTACGCTTGATGATATAATGATTGATGCCTATGCTGTTGTAAGAGAGGCAGCTTGGAGAGTGCTTGGAATGAAGCATTTTAAGGTTCAAATCATAGGAGGAATAGCTCTTCACGGTGGAAATATTGCGGAGATGAAGACTGGAGAGGGAAAAACATTAGTTGGAACACTGCCAGCCTATTTGAATGCACTAGCTGGTGAAGGTGTTTATATTATAACGGTAAACGAGTATTTGGCGAGTCGAGATAGAGAAGAAATGGGACAAATATTTGAGTTTTTAGGACTTAAAGTAGGTATAGTTTTAAGACAAATGCAACCTTTGCAGAAAAAAGAAGCCTATGCAGCGGATATAACATATGGAACAAATAGCGAGATAGGTTTTGACTATTTGAGAGATAATATGGCTGTTGTAAAAAATAAAATAGTTCAACGAGGACTTAATTATGCAATCATAGATGAGGTTGACAGTGTACTTATAGATGAAGCAAGAACTCCTCTTATAATCTCAGGAACGGGGAATATACCATCGCAATATTATGTTACTGTTGATAGATTTGTTAAGAGTTTAAAATTAGAAGATGATTATGAAATAGATGATGATAAAAGAAAAGTAGATTTGACTGAATCAGGAATGGACAAGGCAGAGAAGATTTTTGGTCTTGAGGATTTTGCTTCAGAGAAAAATGTTGAATTACTTCATCATATCAGACAGAGTTTGATTTCGAATTATGTTTATAAAGCTGATAAAGAGTACGTAGTTCAAGATGGAGAAATAATAATAGTAGATCAGTTTACAGGTAGATTGATGCCAGGAAGAAGATTTAGCAACGGTTTACATCAAGCAATAGAGGCTAAAGAAAATGTAAAAGTTCAGAAAGAATCTAAAAACCTTGCTACTATTTCATATCAGAATTTATTTAAATTGTTTAATAAATTATCAGGAATGACAGGTACTGCTAGAACTGAAAAAGCAGAGTTTCAGTCAGTCTATGGTATGGGAGTAGTTAGTATACCTACAAACAAACCATTAGCTCGAGTGGACGAGGGAGATTGGATATATGCTACTCGTGATGAAAAATACGAGGCAGTAACGAAAGAGGTTAAGGAAGCACATGAAAAAGGACAACCAGTACTAGTTGGTACTATTTATATAGAGGATTCAGAAGCACTTAGCAAGAGGTTTAAAAAAGCAGGAATTAAACATCATTTATTAAATGCGAAGCAAAATAAAGAAGAGGCTGAGATAGTAGCTCTTGCTGGGCAAAAAGGAGCAGTTACTATAGCTACTAATATGGCGGGCCGTGGAACTGATATAAAACTTGGCGATGGAGTTTCAGAACTTGGCGGTCTTTATGTTGTTGGTACAGAGAAGCATGATGCTGTTCGTATAGATGATCAGCTTAGAGGTCGATCTGGAAGACAAGGTGATCCTGGTAAATCTAGATTTTTTGTATCATTGGAAGATAAGATATTTGATTATTTTGATGAAGAAAGACTAGATGATGTAAGGAAATTAGTAGATAAAGCAGGGTTAGAGCGAGGTGAAAGACTTGAGGCTAAAGCTTTCCAAAAAGCTATAGATTCTGCTCAATTGAATGTTGATATGATGTTTAAACGTATTCGTGAAAATACGATGAAATATGATGAGATACTAAGCAAACAAAGAGCGATAGTTTACGAAGAAAGAGATAAAATACTTGATAGCGAAGATATGAGTGAGTGGATTAAATCGGCGATTGGCAGAAGTATATCTGACGGACTAAGTCAAATTGTAGGAGAGGCAAGATTCCCAGAAGAATGGGATTTGAAATCTATGGAATCTTTTATTAAAGATGAACTTGGGTTAGACATTGACTACAGTCTTACTAGTCTTGAAAAAGACGAAGTTGAAGAGCTTGATTTTAAAGAGTTGGTTGAGTACTATGAAGGAGAAGCTCTTAGAATATACGGTGAAAGGGAGAATGCTATAACTCCATCTAAGATGCGATTTGTAGAGAGACTTATTCTTATGAGAACACTTGATAGACTCTGGATGGAGCATATTGATTTGGTTGATCAAATGAAGCAGGGTGTCGCGATGCAATATATAGGTGTTAGAAACCCTATTGACGAGTATAATAGGGAAGCTCACTATATGTTTGAAGAGACACTTCAGAGAGTTAAGTATGAGACTTTTAAAGAAATATTTAAGCTTAAATCTGCAGACGAACAAGAAGCGGAAAAGATAGAACATATCAAAAAGTCGCAAACTGAGGAAGAAAAACTAGAGAGAATAGAACAGCTAGAAGAAAAATTCAAGTTAGAGCAAAAGCATTTACCTAGGGTACCTGATGCATTACCTAGAATAGAATTTGATGTAGATATAAATGCTAATGAAGAGCTGGAAATTACTAGTAAGCTTTATTATCTTGGAGATGGATTGGAAGAAAGATTGTCTGAACATGATTCTAGCCAGATAATAGATGGTGAATTTAAATTAGGATTCGATTTAAATGAAGGTAGCACCTGGAAACTAGGTTGGTATCAAGCTAGGGTATATGTAATTGGGCAACTAGCTAAAAGCATAGATTTCTATGTGGAGGATACAGCAAAACTTGAGGAAATGAAAAAACAGATGAAGGCTGAAAAAGATAAAAATGCAGCTAATTCCAATATTCAATTTTTACCTAAAAATAAGGAACAAGTGAATTTTGATTTGAATTTAAAACCAGGTATTGAAAGTGTAAAGGTACATTTATTTGTAAACAAGAGATTGAAACAATCTTTTGAAGTACCAGTTAAGTCAGATGGAAAATGTCAAATTCAGATGAAGCGTCCAGAAAATGGCTGGACTAAAGGGGTAATTACACTTTTAATAGAAATTAGTGAAGAACAACGCATAAATATGCCGATAATGTTTGTAGATGTATATGACGGGAAGTCAAATGCTTTAAACTTAGGAATACAAGTTAAGATTGATGGTGAAGGTGACGCAATGCTTGTAGGTCAGATGATAGATATACAAAATCAGCAAGGAATTATGCAATTTCCTATAAAAGCTAGTCAGTTAGCGCAGGGTTCACTTACACTAAATAGCGAAACGGGATTTCCAAGTGGTATATATGAGATGCGTCTCATCTTAGATGAAAAAGTAATATATGCAAAACAATTTATGATACAGTAG
- a CDS encoding DUF6042 family protein codes for MSENNINIQLPRELNDYLWVRYMPTSTVFTYAMISLVNQNELKGQAAVDFLESNVAPKREEHPVMKVEKMKALVKIGKKYPQNIEDDLKLLEDYQLIEVDRNEGVYKYKMPIQKPEDLFEYDEEERAMVNTLRFELKHHEKMNLLLTLIVNSNGLVQGPVKHILNTTGMKINDFREIANFLIEEGSVELKSKKDISKLKKDDNVKLKIVEEVFNTKRVVVNE; via the coding sequence ATGTCAGAGAATAATATAAATATACAATTGCCGAGAGAGTTAAACGATTATTTGTGGGTTAGATACATGCCAACTAGTACTGTTTTTACTTATGCTATGATTTCATTGGTAAATCAAAATGAGCTTAAAGGGCAGGCAGCAGTTGATTTTTTAGAATCTAATGTTGCACCAAAGAGAGAAGAGCACCCTGTAATGAAAGTTGAAAAAATGAAAGCTCTTGTTAAGATTGGCAAGAAGTATCCTCAGAATATCGAAGATGATTTGAAACTTTTAGAGGATTATCAATTAATAGAAGTAGACAGAAATGAGGGTGTTTATAAATACAAGATGCCTATACAAAAACCAGAAGACTTGTTTGAATACGATGAGGAAGAACGAGCTATGGTAAATACTCTAAGATTTGAACTTAAACATCATGAAAAGATGAACTTGCTTTTGACTCTTATTGTTAATAGTAATGGATTGGTTCAGGGACCTGTCAAGCATATATTAAATACGACTGGTATGAAAATAAATGATTTCAGAGAAATTGCAAATTTCTTAATTGAAGAAGGCAGTGTTGAACTAAAATCTAAAAAAGATATTTCGAAACTCAAAAAAGACGATAATGTAAAATTGAAGATAGTAGAAGAAGTGTTTAATACGAAGCGAGTTGTAGTTAACGAATAA
- a CDS encoding lytic transglycosylase domain-containing protein, with protein sequence MKIKLVCIAILFALLFPTGVFANEGELMIEMEIEKSQKFVEEIDLDSDDNFEEIEIEKTFGSAGVLSVKVEGFYKEFYKGIYGIDENGFWIAYPLYNDDYFSNAFYDRAEKVYVLKNDDKIELSEPVEYELPKLMTKGVEDTKYYENPDKAIIENKIEKAAKNRGIPSVILKSIAYAESNWLQFRNGKPVISFDGGYGIMQVTPSQSQIDSGYYDVERLKYDIDYNIEKGADILLGKWGYALGSRPVIPRIGKNDPNILESWYFTIWAYNGWSRVNNPNDEASWTKPYAYQDRVIYFAETRFDTEITEIDKLELPKSGLPSASRTFDLPNEIHYGDLNDYEWGQVLICRNGLNLRDKDDNWRVIGGVSVGTPMYVLEGPYLQNGYNRYKVLFYDSEYKKEGWVAVNWGDVLIDKNPNLSSYERIEFQTKDVNEEKVWVIKFNEEIDVSSLDGNINVVRVDDESEKVKDIIRVIPSIKKGSKEMELEHDELFSERGRYYILLNSKLKDIKGRNLSKDFKYEFEIK encoded by the coding sequence ATGAAAATCAAACTTGTTTGTATAGCTATCTTATTTGCTTTACTATTTCCAACAGGAGTTTTTGCTAATGAGGGTGAACTGATGATTGAAATGGAAATTGAAAAGAGTCAAAAATTTGTTGAAGAGATAGATTTAGATAGTGATGATAATTTTGAAGAAATAGAGATAGAAAAAACGTTTGGAAGTGCTGGTGTTTTAAGTGTTAAAGTTGAAGGATTCTATAAAGAATTCTACAAAGGGATATACGGAATTGATGAAAATGGTTTTTGGATAGCATATCCGTTATACAATGATGATTATTTTTCGAATGCATTTTATGACAGAGCTGAAAAGGTATATGTTTTAAAAAACGATGACAAAATAGAATTAAGTGAGCCTGTAGAGTACGAATTGCCTAAACTTATGACTAAGGGAGTAGAGGATACAAAATATTATGAGAACCCAGATAAGGCGATTATAGAAAATAAAATAGAAAAGGCTGCTAAAAATAGAGGAATTCCGTCAGTGATATTAAAATCAATAGCGTATGCAGAGAGTAACTGGCTTCAATTTAGAAATGGTAAGCCAGTGATAAGTTTTGATGGAGGATATGGAATAATGCAAGTTACGCCATCTCAATCTCAAATAGATTCTGGATATTATGATGTTGAGAGGTTAAAATATGATATAGATTATAACATAGAGAAAGGGGCAGATATTCTTCTTGGAAAATGGGGATACGCACTTGGATCAAGGCCTGTTATTCCTAGAATTGGCAAAAACGATCCTAATATATTAGAAAGTTGGTACTTTACGATATGGGCATACAATGGATGGAGTAGAGTAAATAATCCAAATGATGAGGCTTCTTGGACAAAGCCTTATGCTTATCAAGATAGAGTTATTTATTTTGCAGAAACTCGATTTGATACTGAAATTACAGAGATAGATAAACTTGAACTTCCTAAGTCTGGGTTACCAAGCGCTAGTAGAACGTTTGATTTACCAAATGAAATACATTATGGAGATTTGAATGACTATGAATGGGGACAAGTTCTCATTTGTAGAAACGGATTGAATTTAAGGGATAAGGATGATAACTGGAGGGTAATTGGCGGAGTGAGTGTAGGAACTCCTATGTATGTGTTAGAAGGACCTTATTTACAAAATGGATACAATAGATATAAAGTCTTGTTTTATGATTCTGAGTACAAGAAAGAGGGCTGGGTTGCAGTCAATTGGGGTGATGTTTTGATTGATAAAAATCCAAATTTAAGTTCTTATGAACGGATAGAGTTTCAAACAAAGGATGTAAATGAAGAAAAGGTTTGGGTAATAAAGTTCAATGAAGAGATTGATGTATCGAGTCTAGATGGAAATATAAATGTAGTTAGAGTTGATGATGAAAGTGAAAAAGTAAAAGATATTATAAGAGTTATCCCATCAATAAAGAAAGGTTCGAAAGAAATGGAATTGGAGCACGATGAGCTTTTTAGTGAAAGAGGAAGATATTACATTTTACTAAATTCAAAATTAAAGGATATAAAAGGGAGAAATTTATCTAAAGATTTTAAATACGAATTTGAAATTAAATAA